One part of the Archaeoglobaceae archaeon genome encodes these proteins:
- a CDS encoding ArsR family transcriptional regulator, whose protein sequence is MIILSLPPRELFGIKTNEEHQKFLKVISRNGVSDILFSLEKNPRRFSQLMFETKLNPGILDRHLKALMEFNLVQKNSETYELTDTGRRLALILQQLFRVLE, encoded by the coding sequence ATGATAATACTAAGTTTGCCTCCGAGGGAGTTGTTCGGGATCAAGACAAACGAAGAACACCAGAAGTTCCTAAAAGTGATATCTAGAAATGGTGTTAGTGACATTCTTTTCAGCCTTGAAAAGAATCCCAGGCGATTTTCTCAGTTAATGTTTGAGACAAAGCTAAATCCCGGCATTTTAGATCGCCATCTCAAGGCATTGATGGAATTCAACCTCGTGCAAAAAAACTCTGAAACTTATGAACTGACCGATACGGGGAGAAGACTCGCTCTAATACTCCAACAGCTTTTTAGAGTTTTGGAGTAA
- a CDS encoding MFS transporter encodes MRASLINFLTQVSIASSLLFIPVFAKEIGASDLEVGIIASAYSFSTFIASSIFGRLSDFYNRKIILATGLLISGIFFFAQCFVTSPLQLLIIRALAGFSIGIFPAALVTYAYEKNRNVGHFSAFGSLGWAFGQLIAGIIMVYYGIFLFGAALFFLAFLIAIREEIPSGNIKRSRGSLKIIKQNLSIYFAFLLRHIGASAVWLIFPIYLAELGISKFWIGVIYFTNSFLQFIIMQKIERFDPNRLLNAGTIFSGMTFLLYSLATQIYEFLAIQVLIALGWSAMYVGSLRIVLEKNVERNSAAGFLNSTIYLSTIVGSLLGGVIAENYGYTTCLYFGAILCFLALASRIKNS; translated from the coding sequence ATGAGAGCTTCGCTGATAAATTTCCTTACTCAGGTCTCGATAGCATCTTCCTTGCTGTTCATCCCGGTTTTTGCAAAAGAGATTGGTGCTTCAGATTTGGAAGTTGGAATAATCGCATCAGCTTATAGCTTCTCGACATTTATAGCCTCGAGTATCTTCGGCAGACTTTCTGATTTTTATAATAGAAAGATTATACTGGCAACTGGACTGCTTATATCGGGAATATTCTTTTTTGCTCAGTGCTTCGTCACCAGCCCTTTACAACTGCTAATAATAAGAGCTCTCGCCGGATTTTCAATCGGAATATTTCCTGCTGCTCTTGTTACCTACGCATATGAAAAAAATAGGAATGTCGGACATTTTTCAGCCTTTGGTAGCCTTGGTTGGGCTTTTGGACAGTTGATAGCCGGTATTATAATGGTCTATTATGGAATCTTTTTGTTTGGAGCAGCACTTTTCTTTTTAGCCTTTTTAATCGCCATTAGAGAGGAAATTCCATCAGGAAATATTAAAAGGAGTAGGGGATCGCTTAAGATAATAAAACAGAACTTGTCAATTTATTTTGCATTCCTGCTTCGACATATTGGGGCAAGTGCAGTTTGGCTCATTTTTCCAATCTATCTGGCAGAACTGGGAATCTCAAAGTTTTGGATAGGTGTGATATACTTCACGAATTCCTTTCTACAGTTCATAATAATGCAAAAGATAGAGAGATTTGATCCGAATAGACTTTTGAATGCAGGAACAATATTCTCAGGTATGACCTTCTTACTCTACTCTCTCGCAACCCAAATTTACGAATTCTTGGCAATTCAGGTATTGATAGCACTCGGATGGAGTGCCATGTATGTCGGCTCTCTTAGAATTGTTCTAGAAAAGAATGTCGAGAGAAACAGCGCCGCTGGATTTCTTAATTCGACAATTTATTTGTCAACAATAGTAGGGTCGCTTTTAGGGGGTGTAATTGCAGAGAATTATGGATACACCACTTGTCTATATTTTGGGGCAATTCTCTGCTTTTTAGCACTTGCCTCAAGGATAAAAAATAGTTAA